From the Natrinema amylolyticum genome, the window GTCGTCAGCGACGACGGAACCGGACTCCGGCGCGGCGATGTCAGCTATCGCAGCGAAATGGCGACCGCGAGCCGCGAGTACGAGGCGGCCGACACCGGCGGCGAGGACGATGCACTGCTGTACTACACCAGCGGGACGACCGGGCTCGCGAAGGGCGTCCTGCACAAACATCGGTGGGTCGCCGGCGTCGCCGCCACCCAGAAGTACGCCGTCGATCTCCGGGAGGGGGATCTGTACTGGTCGACGGCGGACCTCGGCTGGCTGACCGGACCGATCAACACGCTCGGTGCTTGGTTCTGGGGGGCCGCGCTGTTCACCTATGAGGGCGAATTTGACCCCGAGACGTGGGCCGACTTGCTCGACACCTACCCCGTCTCTGTCCTGTTCTCGGTTCCGACGGCCTACCGCATGCTCCGCGAGCACGAGGACGTCCTCGCGGACGTCTCATTGGACCTGCGCCACGCCCTCTCGATCGGCGAACCGCTCTCGGCCGGCGTCGTCGAGTGGGGCGAGGAGACCCTTGGCGTCACGATTCATGACACCTACGGCCAGACCGAGACGGGCAATATGATCATCAACAACTACCCGACGATGGACGTTCGGCCGGGCTCGATGGGCAAACCCCTGCCCGGCATCGAGGCCGCCGTCGTCGACCCCGAGACTGGCGAGGTGCTCGAGCCGGGTGAGACGGGCGAAATCGCCCAACGCGGGGATTACCCCTGCTTCTTCGCGGAGTACTGGGAGAAGCCGGAGAAAACGGCGGACTGCTTCATCGACGGCCCCGACGGCGAGTGGTACCTTTCGGGGGATTTGGCCCACGCGGACGAGGACGGCTACTTCTGGTTCGAGGGTCGGGCCGATGACGTCATCCTCTCTTCGGGGTACCGGATCGGCCCCTTCGAGGTCGAGAGTTCGCTGGGCGAGCACGAGGCCGTCGCCGAGGCCGCCGTCGTCCCGAAACCGCACTCGGAGCGCGGGAACATCGTGAAGGCCTACATCGTCCCCAGCGAAGCTGCGACGCCCTCCGAGGACCTGAAAGAAGACATCCGAACGCACGTCAAATCGGAGCTCTCGGCCCACGAGTACCCCCGTGAAATCGAGTTCCGCGACGAACTGCCGAAGACGGTCACCGGAAAGATCCGCCGAACGGAGCTCCAGGACGAGGTCGAAGCGGAAGCCGAAACGACCTGACGACCGGGCTCGAGGATCGACGACCCAATCGCTCCGCTGCGA encodes:
- a CDS encoding acyl-CoA synthetase codes for the protein MVSEHNMADYEQVREGFAWDDIDEAADWDAPSELNIAHEVCDRHAENREKVALYQVSEDGELTTLTFWELAEATNRFANVLESLGIERGDRVFSYMPRIPEHYVAMVGTLKRGAVFGGINERFGPDGISYRVDDCDAKAIVTTAANRDTVADALEDAPSVEHVIVVSDDGTGLRRGDVSYRSEMATASREYEAADTGGEDDALLYYTSGTTGLAKGVLHKHRWVAGVAATQKYAVDLREGDLYWSTADLGWLTGPINTLGAWFWGAALFTYEGEFDPETWADLLDTYPVSVLFSVPTAYRMLREHEDVLADVSLDLRHALSIGEPLSAGVVEWGEETLGVTIHDTYGQTETGNMIINNYPTMDVRPGSMGKPLPGIEAAVVDPETGEVLEPGETGEIAQRGDYPCFFAEYWEKPEKTADCFIDGPDGEWYLSGDLAHADEDGYFWFEGRADDVILSSGYRIGPFEVESSLGEHEAVAEAAVVPKPHSERGNIVKAYIVPSEAATPSEDLKEDIRTHVKSELSAHEYPREIEFRDELPKTVTGKIRRTELQDEVEAEAETT